The DNA region TTACATGAAGGAGTTGGTTGAGGCCGGTTATGTATATATTGCTTCGCCGCCGCTTTACCAGGTTAAAAAAGGTAAAGAGTATGAATATTGCTGGAACGATGTACAGCGTGATGCCGCTATTCAGCGCCTTAAAGGTGCCGGCAAAGAAGACAGCGTGCACGTGCAGCGCTACAAAGGTTTGGGTGAGATGAACGATATTCAGCTTTGGGAAACAACCATGAACCCCGAAACCCGTACCCTTAAACGTGCTACCATTGAAAACGCCGCCGAGTGCGACCATACCTTCAGCATGCTGATGGGTGATGAAGTTGCTCCACGCCGCGAGTTCATTGAGCGCAACGCTAAATATGCTAAGATAGATTCGTAACCCCCGGCTCCCCAAAAGGGGGAGGGACTGTTATAAACTTAAAAGAGGCTGTCTCAAAAGGATGGCCCTTTTTTTGTTTAAGTAATTTAATGTCGCTTGATCTTATCAATAAAAACGAGGCTGTCTCAAAAGGACAGCTCGTTTTTATTAAGTTTGTACTTAAGTCAATTTAATTGGTTGAAGAACTTACCCGATAGATCTGTAGAAAAGAGTTTTAATTATGATAAGTACGGAAATATCAAAAAATGTCAAGGCAAGAAAAACTAATAGCTCGTATGCTATCTATTCCCAAAGATTTTACATGGGATGAACTATTTAAAATACTAAGCTCATTTGGCTTTGAGGAGTTAAAAGGTGGGGAAACAGGAGGATCAAGAAGAAAGTTTGTTGATGCAAATAAAAATATTATCAAC from Mucilaginibacter sp. SJ includes:
- a CDS encoding type II toxin-antitoxin system HicA family toxin, with protein sequence MSRQEKLIARMLSIPKDFTWDELFKILSSFGFEELKGGETGGSRRKFVDANKNIINLHKLHPANILRNTQ